Proteins encoded within one genomic window of uncultured Draconibacterium sp.:
- a CDS encoding carboxypeptidase-like regulatory domain-containing protein: MEDFILYIGKSALALGAFYLAYLALFQHQKHFLFNRIYLPVSFMVSFLIPLITFTKVSYIQSIPVAASESFAYLPEAVAANEPQYSFEWYHYLLAIYAFGIVVFLLNLLIGHLKAMNIIRFSRLRELFGAEVNLTKKDVHPFSFFSRIVLSEKTLKNPNLRMIVDHEMVHVRERHTFDILFAELLFLFQWFNPFAWLTRDAMRNNLEYLTDHQVAQNHNAEAYQLAMVGLAHKKGVAPFLTALNGSQLKNRIIMMKKKTENRYSLLKQLVVLPLLAILVMGLSNKEVRTEVLHDAGQLKVVVDGVELPSNHPDLMKIDFSNGFDGGEVINALGLETKVVANALSFDKNPKEDGVYYIQTSDYIPGTNTGFEHAVNGTPTSELTVKGKITNHKGEPIPAAAVLIEGTNTGTISDFSGNYVINVANEDAVLVFNMLGYEFRKVPANKEKINVVLTKSDIDSQQSPNGVVVKPAHSVAGKIFNEDGDGIPGVMVLVKGTTVGTVSDFSGNYKIDTDENNTLVFKMIGYAEKQVSIDGKSELNVQLKADGSEGVSEVTAKPKSADNFTVKGIVSSEKGETLTGALVVVKGSTVGTITDINGNYEIETNKSKVLVYRMIGYADKEISIDGKSRLNVQLKADGSGKTDDVKVIGYGLQTKNDPLESIRVQGFTGNPDTAPLYIVDGKESKDIDWLEPDAIESIEVLKGESATILYKDKGKNGVIIITTKAAAKARMDDAVVFVEGIPYDGDINDIDPKTIESMEVLKNESATKIYGPIAKDGAISIKLKGSVDFNGKSPLIFLDGEKFTGEMADIDPNDIASISVLKDASAIETYGEEAKDGVIIITTKTEEITSELDLRRFIAKNIKYPTKAVDSGVEGTVNVTAKINKKGDLTIKKTFPDIRVEEVVVIGYQPNQKNTSEDYKVVFKELEKEAERVLQSLPNIQIEDYKGKAIGVTVKFVLQ, encoded by the coding sequence ATGGAAGATTTTATCCTCTACATCGGGAAGTCAGCTTTGGCGCTTGGTGCTTTTTATCTGGCTTATCTGGCTCTTTTCCAGCACCAGAAACATTTTCTGTTTAACCGGATTTATTTGCCGGTGTCGTTTATGGTTAGTTTCCTCATTCCGCTGATTACGTTTACCAAAGTGAGTTATATACAATCGATTCCGGTAGCTGCTTCGGAGAGTTTTGCCTACCTGCCCGAAGCTGTAGCGGCTAATGAACCGCAATATAGTTTCGAATGGTATCATTACCTGCTGGCGATTTATGCGTTCGGAATTGTTGTATTTCTTCTGAACCTGCTGATCGGGCACCTCAAAGCCATGAATATTATCCGTTTTAGCCGCCTGAGGGAATTGTTTGGAGCAGAAGTTAACCTGACAAAAAAAGATGTTCACCCGTTCTCTTTCTTCTCGCGCATTGTGCTGTCGGAAAAAACGCTGAAAAATCCCAACCTGAGAATGATCGTCGATCACGAAATGGTGCACGTAAGGGAACGTCATACATTTGATATCCTTTTTGCCGAGCTTTTATTTCTATTCCAGTGGTTTAACCCTTTTGCCTGGTTAACCCGCGATGCTATGCGAAATAACCTGGAATACCTGACTGATCATCAGGTAGCCCAAAATCATAACGCCGAAGCTTACCAACTGGCCATGGTCGGTTTAGCGCATAAAAAAGGAGTGGCTCCCTTTTTAACTGCGCTTAACGGCTCACAATTAAAAAACCGTATTATTATGATGAAAAAGAAAACAGAAAACCGCTACAGCCTGCTGAAACAGCTGGTTGTGCTTCCGCTACTGGCCATTTTGGTGATGGGGTTGTCGAACAAAGAAGTACGAACCGAAGTGCTTCACGATGCCGGCCAACTAAAAGTAGTTGTTGATGGTGTTGAGCTTCCGTCCAATCATCCCGATCTGATGAAAATTGATTTCTCCAATGGATTTGATGGAGGTGAAGTGATAAATGCTCTCGGCCTTGAAACCAAAGTGGTTGCCAATGCGCTGTCATTCGATAAAAATCCGAAAGAGGATGGTGTGTATTACATTCAAACCAGCGACTATATTCCCGGAACCAATACCGGTTTTGAACATGCTGTTAATGGAACGCCAACTTCAGAACTCACCGTTAAAGGAAAAATCACTAATCACAAAGGCGAACCGATTCCTGCGGCGGCAGTTTTGATCGAAGGAACAAACACAGGTACTATTTCCGATTTTTCAGGAAACTATGTGATAAATGTAGCCAATGAAGATGCAGTACTAGTTTTTAATATGTTGGGTTATGAGTTCAGAAAAGTTCCGGCCAACAAAGAGAAAATTAATGTGGTATTGACTAAAAGTGATATCGATTCGCAACAATCGCCCAACGGAGTAGTGGTAAAACCTGCACATTCAGTAGCCGGTAAAATTTTCAACGAAGATGGCGACGGAATTCCGGGGGTAATGGTGTTGGTAAAAGGAACTACAGTTGGCACTGTTTCCGACTTTTCGGGGAACTATAAGATCGATACCGACGAAAACAATACCCTGGTTTTTAAAATGATTGGCTATGCTGAGAAACAAGTTAGCATAGATGGAAAATCAGAGCTTAATGTGCAGTTAAAAGCCGATGGTTCAGAAGGAGTTTCGGAAGTAACTGCAAAGCCGAAGAGTGCCGATAATTTTACTGTAAAAGGAATTGTTAGTAGCGAAAAAGGGGAAACTTTAACAGGAGCATTGGTTGTAGTAAAAGGTTCAACCGTTGGAACAATAACAGATATAAACGGAAACTACGAAATTGAAACAAATAAGAGTAAGGTGTTGGTTTATAGGATGATCGGGTATGCCGACAAAGAAATTAGTATCGATGGAAAATCAAGGTTGAATGTTCAGCTAAAGGCCGATGGAAGTGGAAAAACTGACGATGTGAAAGTGATTGGCTATGGATTGCAGACAAAAAATGATCCGCTTGAAAGTATTCGGGTTCAAGGTTTTACAGGTAATCCGGATACGGCTCCATTATATATTGTTGATGGCAAAGAATCGAAAGATATTGATTGGTTGGAACCTGATGCAATTGAATCTATTGAGGTTCTGAAAGGCGAGTCAGCCACGATTTTATATAAAGATAAAGGTAAAAACGGGGTAATCATTATAACAACCAAAGCTGCTGCCAAAGCTAGAATGGACGATGCCGTGGTATTTGTTGAAGGTATACCTTACGATGGCGATATTAATGATATCGATCCAAAAACAATAGAATCAATGGAAGTCCTGAAAAATGAAAGTGCTACCAAAATATACGGACCAATAGCTAAAGACGGTGCCATTTCGATTAAATTGAAAGGTTCGGTTGATTTTAATGGAAAATCGCCGCTGATATTTCTCGACGGTGAAAAATTCACTGGCGAGATGGCTGATATCGATCCTAATGACATTGCATCGATCAGTGTTTTGAAAGATGCTTCAGCTATTGAAACTTATGGTGAAGAAGCTAAAGATGGGGTGATTATTATTACCACAAAAACAGAAGAAATTACTTCTGAGCTGGATTTGCGAAGATTTATTGCAAAAAATATCAAATATCCCACAAAAGCAGTAGACTCTGGTGTTGAAGGAACAGTTAATGTTACTGCAAAAATTAACAAAAAGGGAGATCTAACCATTAAAAAAACTTTTCCTGATATAAGAGTAGAAGAAGTTGTGGTAATTGGTTATCAACCCAATCAGAAAAATACAAGTGAAGACTACAAAGTAGTTTTTAAAGAACTTGAAAAAGAAGCAGAAAGGGTTTTGCAATCTTTGCCCAATATTCAAATTGAAGATTATAAAGGAAAAGCAATTGGTGTTACTGTAAAATTCGTACTGCAATAA
- a CDS encoding BlaI/MecI/CopY family transcriptional regulator — MKKLTKKEEELMKILWKLEKAFVKDIVELYPEPKPHYNTISSLVRLLQDKGVIGFKQYGNTYQYFPLISKEEYRRSFMNQVVSDYFDNSYKSAVAFFVKEKNLSEEEIDELVKLIKNKK, encoded by the coding sequence ATGAAGAAACTAACAAAAAAGGAAGAGGAGTTGATGAAGATCCTCTGGAAACTGGAAAAAGCATTTGTAAAAGACATTGTTGAATTGTATCCCGAGCCGAAACCGCATTACAACACCATTTCGTCGTTGGTGCGTTTGTTGCAGGACAAAGGTGTTATCGGTTTTAAACAATACGGCAACACCTACCAGTATTTTCCGCTTATCTCGAAGGAAGAGTACCGCCGTTCGTTTATGAACCAGGTGGTTAGCGACTATTTCGATAATTCGTATAAAAGTGCTGTGGCCTTTTTTGTAAAAGAGAAAAACTTGTCGGAAGAAGAGATTGACGAACTGGTTAAGCTCATTAAAAACAAAAAGTAA
- a CDS encoding outer membrane beta-barrel family protein: MKYLKNLILIALLFIGVNSYALIEDPVKKYDPNDDGKGKIVGTIVDKDTEIPMEFANIAVYKETDSTLVTGGITNEKGVFEIVDLDYGDYYLVANFIGFNEENVMDIKLDRSNRVHDLGEINLAPSTVAIGEVNVVADKAAVEYKLDKKVVNVSQVISAIGGTAVDVLENTPSVQVDIEGNVSLRGSGNFTVLIDGRPSVLSGSDALRQIPSSAIENIEIITNPSAKYEPDGAAGIINLVMKKNSMNGLNGIVNASVGTGEKYRGDFMLNYRFEKMNLFFGADWRDEINNGKMASERETYYNDTTEFLNMSGDRNWIRGGHRFKGGADLYLGTNTTLTLSGETGTSERGNEGGGRTENYTIPASEEIFSISEETSDRNNDFYTLNMNFQHKFDDKGHRIEATVYYSDETGTDNEIEGELLADENFNPTNDYLSRVSTFETEDEQDIRLKLDYTYPFSDDGLFEAGYQGRLKSEYQTLEFRDYDQASDSWIINDEYSSATDFQRDIHAAYSTYSNKVGKFAYMAGLRGELTIREIQNTNAANVSSLKRFDLFPTAHFSYPVAQTADVTASYSRRINRPSGRDLDPTPNYYNRYTIRYGNPDLKPEYTNSYELGLMKRFGESRSFISADLFRRVTNNKIDRTQELGEDGIFYLYTDNFDKDYSTGLEVTGNWNYKKWLILNASVNVYNYKITGDLNGESIDRESTNWGGRMNTTFKLAESSRLQVNAFFRGKSVSAQGESGAMFFTNISYRQEFMNKKLSATVSIRDPLGTGRFERTSYGDDFESWFRFEREPRVVMLTLSYKINNFKEERGNRGGGDGGMEMGGGEF; encoded by the coding sequence ATGAAGTACCTGAAAAACTTAATTTTAATCGCTCTTTTATTTATTGGGGTGAATTCTTATGCATTAATAGAAGACCCTGTAAAAAAGTACGATCCAAACGACGATGGTAAAGGAAAGATTGTTGGAACGATTGTAGATAAAGATACCGAAATCCCCATGGAGTTTGCGAATATTGCCGTTTATAAAGAGACCGATTCTACCCTCGTAACCGGTGGCATTACCAACGAAAAAGGCGTATTTGAAATAGTCGATTTAGACTATGGCGATTATTACCTGGTGGCCAACTTTATAGGTTTCAATGAGGAAAATGTGATGGATATCAAACTCGATCGCAGCAACCGTGTGCACGATTTGGGGGAGATCAATCTTGCTCCGTCAACTGTTGCCATTGGCGAGGTAAATGTTGTGGCCGACAAAGCCGCAGTGGAATATAAGCTGGATAAAAAAGTGGTTAACGTTAGCCAGGTGATCAGTGCCATTGGAGGTACAGCCGTCGATGTTTTGGAAAATACACCTTCTGTTCAGGTTGATATTGAGGGGAATGTGTCGTTGCGCGGATCTGGGAATTTTACCGTATTAATTGACGGCCGGCCAAGTGTTTTAAGTGGAAGCGATGCGCTGCGCCAGATTCCTTCTTCGGCAATCGAAAATATTGAGATTATTACCAACCCATCGGCAAAATACGAACCCGATGGTGCTGCAGGTATCATTAACCTGGTGATGAAAAAGAACTCGATGAACGGATTGAACGGCATTGTTAACGCAAGTGTTGGAACGGGCGAAAAATACCGTGGCGATTTTATGCTGAATTACCGTTTTGAAAAAATGAATCTGTTTTTTGGAGCCGACTGGCGCGATGAGATCAATAACGGGAAAATGGCTTCGGAGCGCGAAACGTATTACAACGATACTACCGAATTTCTGAATATGTCGGGCGATCGCAACTGGATTCGTGGCGGGCACCGGTTTAAAGGGGGTGCCGATCTTTATTTAGGAACCAACACTACCTTAACTCTTTCGGGAGAAACCGGAACCTCGGAACGTGGCAACGAAGGTGGTGGCCGAACAGAAAATTATACAATCCCTGCTTCTGAAGAAATCTTTTCAATCAGCGAGGAAACTTCCGATAGAAATAACGATTTCTACACGTTGAACATGAATTTCCAACATAAATTCGATGACAAAGGGCACCGCATTGAAGCTACGGTTTACTACTCGGATGAGACGGGAACCGACAATGAAATAGAAGGTGAATTACTGGCCGACGAGAATTTTAATCCTACCAACGATTACTTATCGAGGGTGTCAACTTTTGAAACCGAAGATGAGCAAGACATTCGTTTGAAGCTCGATTATACCTATCCGTTTAGCGATGACGGCCTTTTTGAAGCCGGTTACCAGGGGCGTTTGAAGAGCGAATATCAGACGCTGGAATTTCGCGATTATGATCAGGCAAGCGACTCTTGGATAATCAACGATGAATATTCAAGTGCTACTGATTTTCAGCGCGACATACATGCCGCTTATTCTACATACAGCAACAAAGTGGGCAAGTTTGCCTACATGGCCGGTTTGCGTGGAGAATTAACCATTCGCGAAATTCAAAATACAAATGCGGCGAATGTTTCATCCTTGAAGCGTTTCGATCTTTTTCCAACAGCGCACTTTTCTTATCCGGTTGCACAAACTGCAGATGTTACTGCAAGTTATAGCCGAAGGATCAACCGCCCAAGTGGCCGTGATCTTGACCCTACACCGAATTATTACAACCGTTACACCATTCGTTACGGAAATCCCGATTTGAAACCTGAATACACCAATTCGTATGAACTCGGCTTAATGAAACGTTTTGGTGAATCACGGTCGTTTATTTCGGCCGATTTGTTTCGTCGGGTAACAAATAATAAAATCGACCGCACGCAAGAACTGGGCGAAGACGGTATTTTTTACCTATATACCGACAATTTTGATAAAGATTATAGTACCGGCCTTGAAGTTACCGGAAACTGGAATTATAAGAAGTGGTTGATCCTTAACGCCAGTGTAAATGTTTACAATTATAAAATTACCGGCGATTTGAATGGTGAGTCGATTGACCGGGAAAGTACAAACTGGGGTGGCCGAATGAATACCACTTTTAAATTGGCTGAAAGTTCCCGTTTGCAGGTAAATGCATTCTTCCGTGGTAAGTCAGTATCGGCGCAGGGCGAAAGTGGTGCCATGTTCTTCACCAATATTTCGTACCGCCAGGAGTTTATGAATAAAAAACTTTCGGCTACTGTTAGTATTCGCGATCCGTTGGGAACAGGTCGTTTTGAGCGCACAAGCTATGGCGACGACTTTGAAAGCTGGTTTCGTTTTGAACGCGAACCACGTGTAGTAATGCTTACATTGAGCTACAAGATTAACAACTTTAAAGAAGAACGTGGAAACCGTGGTGGTGGCGACGGTGGAATGGAAATGGGAGGAGGAGAATTTTAA
- a CDS encoding CD225/dispanin family protein: protein MNEQVNQPQGPPPNYLVFAIIVTLLCGKIFGIVAIVFAAQVNSHWNAGNYEAALSASRNAKLWAWVSFAAGMAWVILGVILSIFGVLAGIMQGAFN, encoded by the coding sequence ATGAACGAACAAGTTAATCAACCGCAAGGACCACCACCTAATTATCTGGTATTTGCCATAATTGTTACCCTTCTGTGTGGAAAAATATTCGGCATTGTTGCCATTGTATTTGCCGCACAGGTAAACTCGCATTGGAATGCCGGAAATTATGAAGCAGCATTATCGGCCAGTAGAAATGCTAAATTATGGGCTTGGGTGTCGTTTGCCGCCGGTATGGCCTGGGTAATTTTAGGTGTAATACTGTCGATTTTTGGCGTACTTGCAGGAATAATGCAGGGAGCTTTTAATTAA
- a CDS encoding DUF2752 domain-containing protein produces the protein MKRTINSILLLVIIGVAVLFFVLDPAQHEIFPQCLFHSITGGYCPGCGSQRALHSLLHLDFAGVVGYNFLFLPAALFIFYHYSHPLLNKAFGWKLPNLFYKKQTPWIVLLVVVLFWIARNLPWYPFNVLAPMV, from the coding sequence ATGAAACGAACCATCAATAGCATACTGCTACTCGTAATTATTGGAGTAGCAGTTCTTTTTTTTGTACTCGACCCTGCCCAACATGAGATTTTTCCGCAGTGCCTGTTTCATTCGATAACCGGGGGCTATTGCCCGGGATGCGGTTCGCAAAGGGCGTTACACAGTTTGTTACATTTAGATTTTGCCGGTGTTGTTGGCTATAATTTTTTGTTTCTTCCAGCAGCACTTTTTATTTTTTATCACTACTCGCACCCTTTACTGAACAAAGCTTTTGGGTGGAAACTGCCCAACCTGTTTTACAAAAAACAAACGCCCTGGATTGTTTTATTGGTCGTTGTTCTGTTTTGGATAGCGCGGAACCTACCTTGGTATCCTTTTAATGTGCTTGCACCTATGGTTTAG
- a CDS encoding sugar phosphate isomerase/epimerase has product MDKREFLKKMGLLTAGGMVAGSLKPASAASMVGMGKKEIGLQIYSVGRELAEDVPNGLKKIKDIGYSTIELAGYRDRKMGDYSVEEYRKLADDAGLKITSSHVNPPTRDITKDKLGEIADFWKQTVEDHVKFGVKTLVQPMMPNVPTHDAVKVVCESFNQAGEIAKSAGIKFGYHNHHMEFGRIVKPEDKDKPSNPWMPVGDVIYDLFLNGTDPNLVFFEMDVYWTVMGSNDPLEYFEKYAGRFPVLHIKDRSVLGQSGMMNFKNIFNKAYENGLEGFYVELEGIRDGSMTQFEGVEKCFDYLNDASFVK; this is encoded by the coding sequence ATGGATAAAAGAGAATTTCTAAAAAAGATGGGTCTGCTTACCGCCGGAGGTATGGTAGCTGGCTCATTAAAGCCTGCAAGTGCTGCCTCGATGGTTGGCATGGGTAAAAAGGAAATTGGTTTGCAAATTTACTCTGTAGGACGTGAATTGGCAGAAGATGTTCCGAATGGCTTGAAAAAAATTAAGGATATCGGTTACAGTACCATTGAACTGGCGGGTTACCGCGATCGCAAAATGGGTGACTACTCTGTTGAAGAATATCGTAAACTGGCCGACGATGCAGGTTTGAAAATTACCAGCTCACATGTAAATCCTCCAACTCGTGACATTACGAAAGACAAATTGGGTGAGATTGCTGATTTCTGGAAACAAACTGTTGAAGACCATGTGAAGTTTGGTGTGAAAACTTTGGTTCAGCCAATGATGCCAAATGTGCCAACGCATGATGCTGTAAAAGTAGTTTGCGAGTCGTTTAACCAGGCCGGTGAAATTGCAAAATCTGCCGGAATTAAGTTTGGTTATCACAACCACCACATGGAATTTGGCCGCATTGTAAAACCGGAAGACAAGGATAAACCAAGTAATCCCTGGATGCCTGTTGGCGATGTAATTTACGACTTGTTCCTGAATGGTACCGATCCAAATTTGGTATTCTTTGAAATGGATGTTTACTGGACGGTTATGGGCTCAAACGATCCGTTGGAATACTTCGAAAAGTATGCCGGCAGATTCCCTGTTCTTCATATTAAAGATCGCTCAGTTCTTGGCCAGTCGGGAATGATGAACTTTAAAAACATCTTTAACAAAGCATACGAAAATGGTTTGGAAGGTTTCTATGTGGAACTGGAAGGAATCAGAGACGGAAGTATGACCCAGTTTGAGGGTGTTGAAAAATGTTTCGATTATTTAAATGATGCTTCATTCGTGAAGTGA
- a CDS encoding Gfo/Idh/MocA family oxidoreductase, with the protein MDSKKSNQLDRRKFLGLSALGLSSLTILPSWTINGVKIAPSDRVTMGFIGLGQQGMNDFRSFSAVPGVEVVACCDVDSMKTERFKRTVEEWQGTLGLSPRVDKYEQYEELLERKDIDAVEVCTPDHWHALMTIHACQAGKDVYVQKPLSFTITEAEKMVRVAKDTKRVVQVGSQQRSSAEFQKAIALVQSGAIGHIDKVYAKVGDPPAPLDLPEMQVPGNLNFNLWMGPLNDPKIHYHSDLCPPISLDPVEKEKLWGAWRWYRETGNGFTADWGAHMFDIAQAAIGMDGSGPAEIIPKGVDGADYLTFKYLNGVVMTEQPYLEDMPAAQGIKFIGDDGWIEVARGYLACSKSDLIPDELRGRRPQNLTPEERRKMFEEMQKAQAKGGGSFEISSPHMEDFIDCVRTRKKPIAPVEVGASTAITCCLGNMATELQRSVNWNPATHSFGDDKEAWNHRLYSYDYRGTYKL; encoded by the coding sequence ATGGATTCAAAGAAATCGAATCAATTAGACCGAAGGAAATTTCTTGGTCTTTCGGCACTGGGCTTATCCAGTTTAACTATTCTTCCAAGTTGGACAATCAATGGAGTTAAAATTGCTCCCAGCGACAGAGTAACAATGGGTTTCATTGGCCTTGGACAGCAAGGTATGAACGACTTCCGTAGTTTCTCGGCAGTTCCCGGAGTTGAGGTAGTTGCATGTTGCGATGTTGACAGCATGAAAACAGAGCGTTTTAAACGTACAGTTGAAGAATGGCAAGGAACATTAGGATTGTCGCCACGTGTTGACAAATACGAACAATACGAAGAACTGCTCGAGCGCAAAGACATCGATGCAGTTGAGGTTTGTACTCCTGACCATTGGCACGCATTAATGACTATTCATGCATGTCAGGCTGGTAAAGACGTTTACGTTCAAAAACCACTTTCTTTTACTATTACCGAAGCAGAAAAAATGGTTCGTGTGGCTAAAGATACCAAACGAGTTGTTCAGGTAGGTAGCCAGCAACGTTCAAGTGCTGAATTCCAAAAAGCAATTGCATTGGTTCAGAGTGGTGCTATTGGTCATATCGATAAAGTTTACGCAAAAGTTGGTGATCCGCCAGCTCCGCTGGATTTACCTGAAATGCAAGTTCCTGGTAATCTGAATTTCAACCTTTGGATGGGACCATTAAATGATCCTAAAATTCATTATCACTCAGATCTTTGTCCTCCTATTTCTCTTGATCCTGTGGAAAAAGAAAAACTTTGGGGTGCATGGCGTTGGTATCGTGAAACTGGTAACGGATTTACTGCTGATTGGGGTGCGCACATGTTCGACATTGCACAAGCTGCTATTGGTATGGACGGTTCTGGCCCTGCAGAAATTATTCCTAAAGGAGTTGATGGTGCAGATTACCTGACTTTTAAATACCTGAACGGTGTTGTAATGACAGAACAACCTTACCTGGAAGATATGCCTGCTGCACAGGGTATTAAATTTATCGGTGACGACGGTTGGATTGAAGTGGCTCGCGGATACCTGGCTTGTTCAAAATCAGATTTAATTCCTGATGAATTAAGAGGCCGACGTCCACAGAACCTTACTCCGGAAGAGCGTAGAAAAATGTTCGAAGAAATGCAGAAAGCTCAGGCAAAAGGTGGCGGTAGCTTCGAGATCAGTTCTCCTCATATGGAAGATTTCATCGACTGTGTACGCACAAGAAAGAAACCTATTGCTCCGGTTGAAGTTGGTGCAAGTACAGCCATCACTTGTTGCTTAGGAAACATGGCTACTGAACTACAACGTTCGGTTAATTGGAATCCTGCAACTCATAGTTTCGGCGACGATAAAGAAGCATGGAACCACCGTTTGTATAGTTATGACTATCGTGGTACATATAAACTATAA
- a CDS encoding nucleoside 2-deoxyribosyltransferase produces the protein MKIYFAGSIRGGRQDAVLYEQIIKYLRSFGEVLTEHVGDPSLTSVGDDGPNDKFIHDRDLDWLQNSDVIVAEVTTVSMGVGYEIGRAVEMGKSVLCLFREGANSNLSAMIAGCKDIELIHYSDFEELKKPLKQYLFSFNASK, from the coding sequence ATGAAGATTTATTTTGCCGGTTCCATACGTGGGGGAAGACAAGATGCCGTCCTGTACGAACAAATAATTAAGTACCTGAGATCGTTTGGCGAAGTGCTTACCGAACATGTTGGCGATCCGTCGTTAACCAGTGTCGGCGACGACGGTCCAAATGATAAATTCATTCACGATCGTGATTTGGATTGGCTGCAAAATTCCGATGTAATTGTGGCCGAAGTAACCACAGTGTCGATGGGAGTTGGTTACGAAATTGGCCGCGCTGTGGAAATGGGGAAATCGGTACTGTGCCTTTTTCGCGAAGGAGCCAATTCCAATTTATCGGCGATGATTGCAGGATGTAAGGACATTGAACTGATTCATTATTCAGATTTTGAGGAACTTAAAAAACCGCTGAAGCAATATCTGTTTTCTTTTAATGCTTCCAAATAA
- a CDS encoding mechanosensitive ion channel domain-containing protein, with the protein MKRIIKFIVPFLLLLIAVFFLVFVEKRQLVSPDYYNLFNKTGSILLIVSIAWSLMAILRAFKKVILSKLDTSKEDNLRQRKFLTQFNIMESIIYFMIILIAIGSSLMLFEDVRQLGLSLFASAGVAGIIIGFAAQKLIATVLAGLQIAITQPIRIDDVVIIENEWGRIEEITLTYVVVKIWDERRLVVPSTYFFEKPFQNWTRNTSDILGTVFLYTDYHVSFDALREELTRLLDSTPLWDKRVNVLQVTDAKEYGVEIRVLVSAKDSPTAWDLRVFIREKMIEFIQKNYPESLPRTRVVFQQGEQKPNTDLLNKPKA; encoded by the coding sequence ATGAAGAGAATTATAAAATTTATTGTCCCTTTTTTATTGCTGCTTATAGCGGTGTTCTTCCTGGTTTTTGTCGAAAAGCGCCAACTGGTTTCACCCGATTATTATAATTTATTTAATAAAACCGGTTCCATTTTACTCATCGTAAGTATTGCATGGAGTTTGATGGCCATTTTGCGGGCCTTTAAAAAAGTTATTCTTTCCAAACTCGATACGTCAAAAGAAGATAATTTACGTCAGCGCAAATTCCTTACGCAGTTCAATATCATGGAAAGTATTATTTATTTCATGATCATTTTAATTGCAATTGGCTCATCATTAATGTTGTTCGAAGATGTGCGACAGTTGGGACTCAGCCTTTTTGCATCGGCGGGAGTTGCCGGTATTATTATTGGTTTTGCAGCACAAAAACTAATCGCCACCGTGTTGGCTGGTTTGCAAATTGCCATCACTCAGCCCATCCGTATCGATGATGTAGTGATTATTGAAAATGAGTGGGGAAGAATTGAAGAAATTACACTCACTTATGTGGTGGTGAAAATCTGGGATGAGCGCCGTTTGGTGGTTCCATCAACCTATTTTTTCGAAAAACCATTTCAGAACTGGACACGCAACACTTCCGATATTCTGGGGACCGTGTTTTTATATACCGATTATCATGTGTCGTTTGATGCTTTGCGCGAAGAGTTGACCCGCCTGCTCGACAGCACTCCGCTGTGGGACAAACGGGTAAACGTACTGCAGGTTACCGATGCCAAAGAATATGGCGTTGAAATTCGTGTTTTGGTAAGTGCCAAAGATTCGCCAACAGCATGGGATTTACGTGTTTTTATCCGCGAGAAAATGATCGAGTTTATCCAGAAGAACTACCCCGAAAGTTTACCGCGTACACGTGTTGTTTTTCAGCAGGGAGAACAAAAGCCGAACACCGATTTGTTAAACAAACCAAAAGCCTAA